In Desulfobacter hydrogenophilus, the genomic stretch GAAGATTTTTATGTGCATGCCCCCCTCGCTTCTTACCTCCAGGGATATCATACAAATAATATGTGCGAACAATGTCAAACGGAATATGATCTTGATTATATATGGGAGTCAAGGAACCCCGTCGATCATAAAAGCGAGGTAGTTCTATCAACTTGCAATCATAAATGGTTGTACTCATTTCCCCTCCCGCATCAACATCTTGTATGTATCGTAATCTCGAAGATAATCTTCCTTTTCATATGGGCAGGACGCCAGCACATAGGCCACGGCATTGGTGGAAAAATTCTGCATCCGCCGCCAGATCATGTTGGGAACGTATAGCCCGTGATAAGGTCGGTTTAGATGAACAATCTTCTGGGCACTGCCGTCATCCAGCATCACGTCAAAGCTACCGGACAAGGCAATGATCACTTCGCACTGTTCCCGGAAGGCATGGGCGCCGCGTTGCTCTCCCCCCGGTACATCATAGATCCAGTAAACCCGGGCTATTTTGAAAGGAATGTGCCGCTCCTGCTCGATGAATGTCAGGTTACCCCGGGGATCCAGGATTTTTGGGAACCTGATCAGGGAGGTGTCATAAACACTGGTGACATACTGCTGCTTATTTGTCTTGTTCATTATCAGTTACTCCGACATATCGGTGAATACTGGCCGGGTTGCCATAAATCACGGCATTGGGCGGCACGTCCTTTGTAACTACGGCCCCGGCCCCGACCATGGCATTCTCACCGATTGTGATCCCGGGAAGCAGGGTAGCGTTGGCACCGATACTGGCTTTCCGGCAAATATGAATTGTCATGAATTTTTCCGGAAACTGCCTGCTGCGGGGAAAATGATCATTGGTAAACGTAACTCCCGGGCCGATAAACACATCATCCTCGATCCTAACCCCATCCCATATGTGGACACCAGATTTGATGGTGACCCGATCGCCGATAACTACATCATTTTCAACAAAGGTCTGGTCACAAATGTTGCAGTCTTTTCCGATTCTGGCACCCGGCAAAATATGGGAATAAGCCCAGATACGCGTACCGGAGCCAATGTCCTGAGATTCCAGAAGGGCAAAATCATGAAGCATTACCCCCCCCCCCCCCGAATTATCAATACTGTTCTGCTGATCATTTTGAACCCACTGATTGGTAATTTCATCCGGATAACCCCGATGGAAATGGCCGGTCCAAGGATACGCCGGTTTGCCGGAGCCGTCCCGGAGTTTCATGTCTGACGCCGGACCAAAAATTCTTGCTGGTACGCCACCTACAATCATGCCTTCGGGTACATTCCTGGTTACCAGTGAATGGGCGCCCACAAGTGAATGGGGTCCAACGATAACGCCGGGAAGGATAACAGACATGGTTGCAACAATGGCATAATCTTCAATAACCGATCCTATTAATGTTTCGCTGGGCGGAGTGGGATCATTGGTGAGCACCACATAGGGAAACAGCCACACAAAGCTGCCGATCCGAGATTTTTTCCCGATATGCACATTGGAATGGCAGCGCACATAATCACCTATGGTACAGTCCCCTTGGATGTCGCATAATGTACCGATCTGAAAATTTTCTCCGGCACAGGTATTTTCTCTTACCGTTACCCGGTGCCCAGTCACCAACCGGGCTCCGAATTTTGAACCAGTATAGAAAATTGAATGGGATCGGATCAAAGATTCGGCTCCGATCGTAAGCGAAGGGTTTTCCACAAGTTTAGTTGGATAGCCGATTTCACAATATGCGTCAATGTTTGTGTTGGGCCCGATTTTAACTCCATAATAAATGGTAGTATGTGAGCCTATTTTGGAATCGCTACCGATCACCACTTTTTCCCCCGCAGACCCGTCGGTTTCTTTCCCAATGACTGCGCCGGGAAAAACTTCAACCCCGTCCTGAATACACACTCCGTCATTGATTATCACATAAGGGTGAATAGTGACATTTTTTCCAATAGTGGCACGATCGCTGATAACGGATAATTTGCTAATCATAATGGATTAAACCTTTTTAAAATTGTATCCACGGATGAACTTTTCCCCAATTGCATCAGATATTTCCCATATCCGTTTTTCAAAAGCGGGGCTGCAAGTTCTTCTAAGTCAGACATGGTGATATATCCCTTGCGCAGTGCCACTTCCTCCACACACCCCACTTTGAGTCCTTGGCGTTTTTCGATAGTTTCGATAAAAGCTCCGGCTTCCAGGAGGGATTCATGAGTGCCGGTATCCAACCAGGCAAATCCGCGGCCCAATAGCTGAACTTTGAGCGTGCCCCTGGCCAGATACACATTGTTAATGTCCGTGATTTCAAGCTCGCCTCTGGGAGATGGTTTCACGGAATGGGCAATCTCTACCACATCATTGTCATAAAAATAAAGCCCTGGCACGGCAAAATTAGATTTGGGATGAGCAGGCTTTTCCTCGATGCTCAGCACCCGGCCGGTTTCATCAAAATCCACCACCCCATACTGCGATGGATCATTGACCCAATAGCCGAACACAATACCGCCCTCGGTGAGTTGTGTACATTTTTGAAGCATGGGCTGAAATCCCTGTCCGTAGAACAGGTTGTCCCCGAGGATGAGGCACACGGAATCAGACCCGATAAAAGATTCCCCCAGAATGAATGCCTGGGCAAGCCCTTCGGGTTTAGGCTGTTCAACATAAGAGATGGAAATGCCCCATTGGGACCCATCCTTGAGCAGTTTTTGAAAGCGTGGCAGGTCCTCAGGATCAGAGATCAGCAGAATATCCCTGATACCTGCCAGCATCAGGACCGACAGGGGATAGTAGATCATTGGTTTGTCATACACCGGCAGGAGCTGTTTGGAGCCTGCTATGGTGAGGGGGTATAGGCGCGTGCCGGAACCGCCTGCGAGGATGATGGCTTTCATATTCGGGGTCCGGGGTCTTTTGTTAGGTACCAGTTGAGGGTTTTTTGGAGGCCCTGGTTAAATGTGTGTTCGGGGGTAAAGGCCAGTTGGGTTTGGATTTTGGTGGCATTAATGGCGTAGCGGCGGTCGTGGCCTTTGCGGTCCGTGACATGGGTGATCAGGGTGCTGGGGTGGATGCTGCGGGTGCAGGGGCAGTCCGGGTATTGGGCGGCCAGGCCGGGGTCGGCTGTGAAAGCGTTGTTCATCAGGTCACAGACCATGTGGATAATGTCCAGGTTGGTTTGTTCGTTGTTGCCGCCGATGTTGTATACTTGACCGGACCTGCCTTTTTTCAGGATCAGGTCCACGCCCTGGTTGTGATCGTCCACGTATAGCCAGTCCCGGATCTGCTGTCCGTCTCCGTAAACCGGGATGGGTTTGCCGGCAAGGATGTTTGTGATCATAAGCGGGATCAGTTTTTCCGGGAACTGAAACGGGCCAAAGTTGTTGGAGCAGTTGCTGATGGTGGTTTCCAGGCCGAAAGTTTTGTGGTACGCCCGGACCAGGTGGTCGGAGGCGGCTTTGCTGGCGGCATAGGGGGAGTTGGGCGCATAGGGCGTATTTTCCGAAAACGGCGGGTCGTCGGGTTTCAGGCTGCCATACACTTCGTCTGTGGAAATGTGGTGGAACCGGTGCCGAGGCTGGGGATATTTGTTCAGCCAGATATTTTTGACCGCCTTGAGCAGGGTGTGGGTGCCCACGATATTGGTTTCAATGAAGGCATCCGGGCCCTGGATGGAGCGGTCCACGTGGGATTCAGCGGCAAAATGGACAATGGTGTCGATGTTGCGGGTGGAAAGCAGGGTTTCCACCAGGGACTGGTCCAGGATGTTGCCGTGGACAAATTCAAAGTTGGGGCTGGCTTCGGCCTGCCGCAAATTGTCTCGGTTGCCGGCATAAGTGAGCGCATCCAGGGCAATGATGGGGTCGGCTGGATGGTTTTTGAGCCAGTAGTAGACGAAGTTGGTGCCGATGAAGCCGGCGGCGCCGGTAATGAGTAGGTTCATGGGTGTTGGGTGTTGGGTATTTGGTTTTGGGTTATGCATGCTGGGTTGTCTGCTTTTTGGACTGGGGTCTGGCTGGCAGCGTTAACCAATAACACAAGTCTGACCTTTTGGACTTTGATGCCGGTGTGGGGGATTATGTGATCTATCAGCCGAACTGTCTGGAGACTACTGTTTGAATATCACTGATCAAAGAACGGTAGAACGTTTAGTTTTTTGTGAATTCAAAGGACACCGCCACATGGCTCTGGGCCGCCAGATTGTACACCTCATCGGGCTGCACCTGCTGCAAAATGCGAATGAGGTTGGTGGAATCGCTGATATCCTCCCAAGGCTAAAGCTCTTGGGGTTCCAACATGGAACTAAAAAGGTTGTGGTTTAATTATGCCGAAGCAAAATCATTTACCACATCAGGCCGGGCTTTCTAACCCAGTCCGGTTTAACCGGGGCATGTCAGGTGCCCCTTGCCGAGAGGCATTTAGCCCAACGGCAGCGATGTTGGCGGCAGCATTTACGTCAGCATTGACTTGAAAATTGCATGCTACACATCGGAAATTAGCTTGATTAGGACGATTGGAACGAGAAATATGACCGCATTTACTGCACATACGGCTGGTATTCCGAGGATCGACAAAAATGACCTCAACGCCAATGCGTTCAGCTTTATATTTTACAAAATCAACAAGTTGCCTGAAAGCCCAGGACGCCATCATCCGATTGAATCGTTTGGAGCCTCTGGCACGTTCACGGATGCCTTCGAGTTCTTCAAAACAAATAACCGGATTGGTATATTGAGATGCAATATCAACAATCTCTTTGCTTATTTTATGGTTCTGACCGGTCATCCACCGTCTTTCACGGCCTCTCGATTTTTTGACCTTATCAAGCCTGTTGTGTCTCTGGTAGCGTTTACGAATATCGGCAAAGTGTTCCCGCTTATGTCGATTCCCCTTACCATTGAAGATACGAACGGTGCCGAGAGCGAAAACCGTGGCAATACGGACAATTCCAAGATCAACACCAATAAAAGTTTTATCATCGGAACGTCCGGCAGGTGTCGTTTTGATTGGAAGCATTGCATACCATTTGCTCTTCTTTTAAAACAATTTTGCGTCACCCTTGATCGCCTTCATTCTATCCCGGAGTTTTTCAGGAACAGAAAGAGGCAACCAAGTATAATTGCCGCGCTTACCGGTAGAACAACGCAAAATCACTTCATGGGGGTCTGACCCAGACAAGCCTTTGTTATTAGAGATAAAATGCTTTAAAAAACCTCGATTTTATCTCTTAAAACCCACTTTTGGGGGTCAAAAACAGCATTTTAAGGATCACTTGGGCAGAGAACATGATCCAGAGCTTTGGCCAGGGCTTTGCGGGCACGGGGTTCACCGTGGACCAGGGTAATTTTTCTGGGTGGTTCGGGCATGGAGTTCACCCAGTTGACCAGCATATTTTGATCGGCATGGGCAGAGTACCCGGATAGTGTATGGATGGCTGCCTTCACCGGCACCTTTTTTTCCATCATGGCACGGCCCGGGGTGCCCTTGGCCTGGTATCCCACAAAAAAGAGGTCATTTTTCGGGTCCTGCAGCCCCTGCTCCAGGTGATCGACGATGCGGCCGCCGGTGCACATGCCGGACATTGGGAAAGCCATCTTTTCTGATTATAACGGATTTGGGGGACTGAGTCGGGGAGCGATGAAATAGGCTGAAAAAATTCATTTCCTGAGTTATGGTTGAAGTGCGAACAGCAACTATAACTCGATGATCAAGTTTTTGCTAATTTGCCCAACTTCAGCGTTGGAAAAAGTTTTTAATCCTCAAAATATGTTGTATATTCATTCGGTTAAAAATTGTTTCAGTCTTGAATTTGAACAAATCCCCTAAAAACTTGATGATCGAGTATAACAACTAAGGAAAATTATGAGTCCTGCCTCTAACATCGCTCCCCGACTGAATCGAACTATTTGTATGCACGTTTGTCAAGCACAATATTACAGCATCATTCAACATGCCATCCAATTTCGGATAATATTAGACATGGTACTCCCCATTCGCTCATTTGATATAAAGTATTTCTAAATTTCAAGTTGCGTATAAATAGAAGAGTCTAATCCCAATTTTTGGATAATTTGTTTTTGCAGATTTGATAATGGTTTCAATGAACGCATAATAACATTCCCTGCCATGTCGCATATAATAGTAAGGTTAACTTTCGAGAAAGCCTTTAAAATTTTTTCCGCAGAAGGTTTGGCTGTAGTCTTTTTATGGTTTTCAGGATGCATATCAGGTAATTCAGTCTTTTCTTCTTTCAATGAGCGTCGAACAACAAATTCTATAAGAGTCAATACCCTTACACACAGGGTGAGTAGATATGTCATACCTTCAATCTGATCATCTTTTTTAACAAACAACGGCGCTATGTTAAGACGACTTTTTAGCCTGCCGAAAATACGTTCAACTCGATATTCATTTCTATATGACAAAATAGCATCATGCAGGGAAAGCTTATCAAAATCCACCTCTGTGACGAATGCTTTCCAGCCAAACCGGGTTTTTTCATCGGCGATTTTTTTCTGATTTCTTTCAACAGAAGTAATCTGATAACGAACTTTCTCTACAACGATGGTTTCCCGGTTAACGCCACCCCTGCCTTTACCGACGTACTTCATTTTTTGTTCTACCTGTTTTTCAAACTGGGCTTCCAGCAGATCCTCAACGTTATGGGCTTTGATTATTTTGGCAATCGCCGCCACAAGTTCAGCCTCATCGCTTATTTGACGTCTGCCTCGCCCTGGTAAAGGAGTTAATTTTTCAAGTTTTTCTTTAGCTTTTGTCAACCGAATATTGAGACCGGCTGACTGTTGCCTGGCATGAGCAGGGGAATGAACGACGAACACACGCTCCGGCCAGGTTATTTCTTCAGCCTTTTTTTGAAAAGTCTGAATGCGGCTGAACTCATATCCTTTGGCTGCCAGAACTACTATTCCTTTATAGTTCTCTCTGAACACAGGAATCAAGATTTTTTCCTGATCTTTGGAAATACCTTCATTGATCCATGTTTTCATTTCATCAGCAGTTTTACCGGTCAAGGGCAGCGGGCATAAATAATGATGCCCTGACGATAGCAAATGAGCCCGGGTCTCCAGTGCACTCATTTTACAATCACCTGAGAATAATAATCCATTTTTTTTAAGACTGTCACTGACGCGGCTTATCAGCGGAATATATAATCCATCGTCTGCCTTTTCACCAGAAACGACGTCAGAAGCCAACGGCATTCCCAAAGGGTCCAAGGCAGCACTCATCAATTTTATCTGAGGTAACTTCGTATTGTCTTTGCTATGACCAAACTGAACCAATCCATCTTCTGTGATTGCCTGGTCCGCACTCACAGTCGTTGCATCACATCTGATTGTTTCAGGCTTCAGATCATACACCTCTATTGACTGTTTGTTGAGATCATCTTCTATCTTTGACCAGTATTCACGATTGCTTAAATGTTTCAAAAGATGGGCTAAACGATCATCACTGAAATCCAGCGCCACTATTGGCCGGCCTGCTATGCACAGCAAGGTATTTTGCATTTCTTCCACATATTCACTCATTGATACTTTACGGTGGTCGCCTTCAGTCAGAATATAGGCCATCCATATGACTGTGGTCCATCCCCAGCTAAGGTCTCTTTGATTTCCATGTCTTGGAATATGTCTGTCTATGATTTCCGGAATACCCATTCTGAGCATTTGTGCTATGAGCAAAGGCACATCATCCACTCGTTCCGTAATAATCTGAAGTTTGTCTTTGTTGAAAATCTCTTCATCTTTTGATGTCGAATCCGTTGTCATTTTAGCACCTTTAAGTTAAAAGAAAGGAAACTACAGTCGAATTTTTTACAAAAGTATGATGAGTTTTAACTATTGCAAGCCCTCCATGCAAAATTAACTTTTTCAGATTTAAAATGAGCGAATGGGGAGATGGTAATCAAGGAGCATCCTAATATTTTTCCGCCTGAAATCGCCTGCGGATACACAATGAAGGAGATCAGAGTCTCAAAAAAACTGAAATTAAAAATCAGAAGAATAGTCATAGCTGGTGTCAGTTACACAATAAGGCCGTCTTTTGCCATGCCCTATATGACTGGTTTTGTGAAAGATGTTGAAAAACCGTTATTTTTGCGTAAGTTTGCTGTTCCATTTTGGGCTCTGAGCCACTGTTTCGGGAAAAATCCCATGTATTGGTATCGTCTTGAAGCAACTATTGGCCGGCACAGCCTCGTAGGAACCACTATCAAGTCCCCAGAGAAATTACCCCAGCACCTTTCTGCTGATGAAAAACATACCCGCCTTTTGGGAGAAAAGACCTATATTGCCACGACGGTCGGAAATAACTGTATTTTAGGAGCCAGTGTTTCGGAAACAGCATCCGGTAAAGATCTTCAAAAAGCATACGGTGTTTTTAAAGAGGAGGCTGAATGCATTAATCCGGAATATCAGCCGGATACTGTCAATACCGACGGATGGCGGTCAACGCAGAAGGCCTGGAAAAAGCTGTTTCCCAAGATAGCCGTGCTATCCTGCTTTTTGCACATTTTTATTGGCATACGTGATCGCTCACGCAAAAAATACAAGGAGCATTTTCTGGATGCGGCTACCAGATTATGGGATTGCTTCAGGGCAGAGTCCAAAAGATCATTCTCACAAAGAGTTCGGAGGCTTTCCGAATGGTGTCGAAATACGGAGAATGAAGTTCCAGACGTCATTTCAGTTAAAATCAAGAAGCTTAGGGATAATCTTCCACAGTTTTCCCAAGCCTATGATTTTCCTGGCGCACATAGAACGAGCAACATGGTTGACCGGCTGATGCAACGGATGGATCGTCATTTATTCAGTACCAAATATTTTCACGACACTATGAAATCTGCCAATCTCAGCATACGTGCCTGGGCGCTTATCCAAAATTTTGCCCCGCTCAATCCATGGACGGTAAAGCACAAAGGCCATGTGAGTTCTTTTGAAAGAATTAACGGATTTCAGTACCACGAAAACTGGCTTCAGAACCTTTTGATTTCGGGTTCATTGGGAGGCTTACGGACGGGTCCCCCAAATCCGTTATAATCAGCATCTTTTTTATAACGTTTCTACAGATTCTTTATGAAGTCAGTCACATTTAAGCCCGCCTGTGATATGATCGCTCTTAAAAGCCCTGGTGCTAATTCCTTATGATTCGGGATTGTTAGAGTCGGCCGATTCTGATGCCTGAGAATGATATGACTTCCTGTTTGACGAGCAATCTGATATCCTAATTTCTTAAACGCATTTACTGCTCTCTTCCCGGAGACATTCCCAAGCCTACCCAACGGCTATCTCTCCTATGAAGCTTTCTTCCGGCAAGTGATATGACCTGTCTTCTGCGGACTTTTCGCATTCAACCTCTATATAGGCATTGATGGCATCTTTTATGTTCTGTTTGGCGTCCTCCATGGTTCTACCCTGGCTGACACATCCCGGTAAATCCAGTGCATCCGCAACATATCCTCGATAATCCGAATCATAATAAAAATAAACTCGATATTTCATATTTTACCTCCTTGGGTGCCTATCGGGGTCATGAGTTTTTTGCTCTTATAGTCTTTTGATCGGGGTCGGGCCACACCAATAAACTCCGAACTGTCTGATTTTTTTTGCTGTTGTCATGGCGATCTCCCCACCTTTTTCTGAAATACGGGCAACAGAATCGACAAGTTTGTCCGTTTCTATTTCTGTTGCCTGTAAAATATAGTTTATCACAGCTTCAAGAAATTTCAATCCCTGCTCTTCCTGGAAATACGCACGCCCGATTTCAAGAAACTGCACCAAATGATGCTCCAGCTTTTGCTGATCAAATATATTTTTCATGATCAGTAATGCAGTCCGTAGCGATGTCAGTTCAAATACGCTCTTTTTTATGGTTTCATCTCCTGCCCCAGGCGGTGGGCCAGGACTTTTTGGGCATGGGGTTCTCCGTGGACCAGGGTTATTTTCCCCGGGGGCTTGGGCATGGATTTCACCCAGTTGACAAGGGTATTTTGATCGGCATGGGCAGAGTAACCGGACAGGGTATGGATGGCGGCCCTGACCGGTATCTTTTTTTTCAACATGCGGCGGCCAGGGGTGCCTTTTGCCTGGTATCTCACAAAAAAAAGATCATTTCTGGGATCTTCCAGCCCCTGTTCCAGGTGATCCACAATGCGGCCGCCAGTGCACATGCCCGATCCTGCAATGATGATGGCCGGTCCCTTTATCTCCATGAGCTGTTTATGGTCCCGGTATTTTTCCACGCTGTAAAGGTTTTTAAAATCCAGGGGATGGTCGCCTAATGCCTTAAGTTTCTTTGCCTCATCATCCCAGAAGTTCTCAAGATCGGCATAAATTCTGGTGATCTTAAGGCCCAGGGGAGAGTCAATGAACACCGGTACTTTGGTTTTGATGCGGTCCAGTTCATAAATCAGCTCCTGGGTGCGGCCTAACGAAAAGGCAGGGATGTAGACAATGCCCTTGTCTGCCAGGGCTTTTTCCAGAAGACGCTCCAGGGTGGCAATGCGCTCTTTTCGGCTGGTGTGATTTCTGTCTCCATAGGTGGATTCCAGTATCAGGTGATCACAGGATGGCGGAGGGTCCGGGTCCGGCAGGATGGGGGTGTCTGTGCAGCCCAAATCTCCGGAAAAGATGATGGTGTATGGATTTTGGGTACTGGGTGCCGGTTTCTGGGGAAAGCAGAGGCGGATAAAGCAGGAGCCCAGGATATGCCCGGCATTGTACAATTGGAAACTGATTTTCTTTTTCAGGGTGAATTCCTGGTTCAGCTCAAAGCCCCAGGCAAGGTCGTCGATGGTCTGTTCCAGCTTTTTTATCTGCCAATGTGTTCTGCCGGTGAAGGAAAGCGCATCGTGAAGCATGGGCAGCAGCAGTGCTTTTGTCGCATGGGTACAGAGGATCTCCCCTTTAAACCCGGCATCAATGAGATCCGGTACCCGGCCCATGTGATCAATGTGGGCGTGGGTCAGAAACAGATAGTCGATCTCTCTGGGCTGCACCGGGAACCGGTCAAAGGGCAGTTCCGGGTCATGGCCCTAGGCCATGCCGCAGTCCACCATTATATTAATCC encodes the following:
- a CDS encoding sugar 3,4-ketoisomerase — protein: MNKTNKQQYVTSVYDTSLIRFPKILDPRGNLTFIEQERHIPFKIARVYWIYDVPGGEQRGAHAFREQCEVIIALSGSFDVMLDDGSAQKIVHLNRPYHGLYVPNMIWRRMQNFSTNAVAYVLASCPYEKEDYLRDYDTYKMLMREGK
- a CDS encoding N-acetyltransferase, with the translated sequence MISKLSVISDRATIGKNVTIHPYVIINDGVCIQDGVEVFPGAVIGKETDGSAGEKVVIGSDSKIGSHTTIYYGVKIGPNTNIDAYCEIGYPTKLVENPSLTIGAESLIRSHSIFYTGSKFGARLVTGHRVTVRENTCAGENFQIGTLCDIQGDCTIGDYVRCHSNVHIGKKSRIGSFVWLFPYVVLTNDPTPPSETLIGSVIEDYAIVATMSVILPGVIVGPHSLVGAHSLVTRNVPEGMIVGGVPARIFGPASDMKLRDGSGKPAYPWTGHFHRGYPDEITNQWVQNDQQNSIDNSGGGGVMLHDFALLESQDIGSGTRIWAYSHILPGARIGKDCNICDQTFVENDVVIGDRVTIKSGVHIWDGVRIEDDVFIGPGVTFTNDHFPRSRQFPEKFMTIHICRKASIGANATLLPGITIGENAMVGAGAVVTKDVPPNAVIYGNPASIHRYVGVTDNEQDK
- the rfbA gene encoding glucose-1-phosphate thymidylyltransferase RfbA; amino-acid sequence: MKAIILAGGSGTRLYPLTIAGSKQLLPVYDKPMIYYPLSVLMLAGIRDILLISDPEDLPRFQKLLKDGSQWGISISYVEQPKPEGLAQAFILGESFIGSDSVCLILGDNLFYGQGFQPMLQKCTQLTEGGIVFGYWVNDPSQYGVVDFDETGRVLSIEEKPAHPKSNFAVPGLYFYDNDVVEIAHSVKPSPRGELEITDINNVYLARGTLKVQLLGRGFAWLDTGTHESLLEAGAFIETIEKRQGLKVGCVEEVALRKGYITMSDLEELAAPLLKNGYGKYLMQLGKSSSVDTILKRFNPL
- the rfbB gene encoding dTDP-glucose 4,6-dehydratase, producing the protein MHNPKPNTQHPTPMNLLITGAAGFIGTNFVYYWLKNHPADPIIALDALTYAGNRDNLRQAEASPNFEFVHGNILDQSLVETLLSTRNIDTIVHFAAESHVDRSIQGPDAFIETNIVGTHTLLKAVKNIWLNKYPQPRHRFHHISTDEVYGSLKPDDPPFSENTPYAPNSPYAASKAASDHLVRAYHKTFGLETTISNCSNNFGPFQFPEKLIPLMITNILAGKPIPVYGDGQQIRDWLYVDDHNQGVDLILKKGRSGQVYNIGGNNEQTNLDIIHMVCDLMNNAFTADPGLAAQYPDCPCTRSIHPSTLITHVTDRKGHDRRYAINATKIQTQLAFTPEHTFNQGLQKTLNWYLTKDPGPRI
- a CDS encoding MBL fold metallo-hydrolase RNA specificity domain-containing protein, whose protein sequence is MAFPMSGMCTGGRIVDHLEQGLQDPKNDLFFVGYQAKGTPGRAMMEKKVPVKAAIHTLSGYSAHADQNMLVNWVNSMPEPPRKITLVHGEPRARKALAKALDHVLCPSDP
- a CDS encoding IS1634 family transposase, with the protein product MTTDSTSKDEEIFNKDKLQIITERVDDVPLLIAQMLRMGIPEIIDRHIPRHGNQRDLSWGWTTVIWMAYILTEGDHRKVSMSEYVEEMQNTLLCIAGRPIVALDFSDDRLAHLLKHLSNREYWSKIEDDLNKQSIEVYDLKPETIRCDATTVSADQAITEDGLVQFGHSKDNTKLPQIKLMSAALDPLGMPLASDVVSGEKADDGLYIPLISRVSDSLKKNGLLFSGDCKMSALETRAHLLSSGHHYLCPLPLTGKTADEMKTWINEGISKDQEKILIPVFRENYKGIVVLAAKGYEFSRIQTFQKKAEEITWPERVFVVHSPAHARQQSAGLNIRLTKAKEKLEKLTPLPGRGRRQISDEAELVAAIAKIIKAHNVEDLLEAQFEKQVEQKMKYVGKGRGGVNRETIVVEKVRYQITSVERNQKKIADEKTRFGWKAFVTEVDFDKLSLHDAILSYRNEYRVERIFGRLKSRLNIAPLFVKKDDQIEGMTYLLTLCVRVLTLIEFVVRRSLKEEKTELPDMHPENHKKTTAKPSAEKILKAFSKVNLTIICDMAGNVIMRSLKPLSNLQKQIIQKLGLDSSIYTQLEI
- a CDS encoding type II toxin-antitoxin system HicA family toxin, giving the protein MGRLGNVSGKRAVNAFKKLGYQIARQTGSHIILRHQNRPTLTIPNHKELAPGLLRAIISQAGLNVTDFIKNL
- a CDS encoding type II toxin-antitoxin system HicB family antitoxin, translated to MKYRVYFYYDSDYRGYVADALDLPGCVSQGRTMEDAKQNIKDAINAYIEVECEKSAEDRSYHLPEESFIGEIAVG
- a CDS encoding MBL fold metallo-hydrolase RNA specificity domain-containing protein; this translates as MQPREIDYLFLTHAHIDHMGRVPDLIDAGFKGEILCTHATKALLLPMLHDALSFTGRTHWQIKKLEQTIDDLAWGFELNQEFTLKKKISFQLYNAGHILGSCFIRLCFPQKPAPSTQNPYTIIFSGDLGCTDTPILPDPDPPPSCDHLILESTYGDRNHTSRKERIATLERLLEKALADKGIVYIPAFSLGRTQELIYELDRIKTKVPVFIDSPLGLKITRIYADLENFWDDEAKKLKALGDHPLDFKNLYSVEKYRDHKQLMEIKGPAIIIAGSGMCTGGRIVDHLEQGLEDPRNDLFFVRYQAKGTPGRRMLKKKIPVRAAIHTLSGYSAHADQNTLVNWVKSMPKPPGKITLVHGEPHAQKVLAHRLGQEMKP